The Nicotiana tabacum cultivar K326 chromosome 14, ASM71507v2, whole genome shotgun sequence genome contains a region encoding:
- the LOC107773677 gene encoding uncharacterized protein LOC107773677: MDKAFTSFVSTLLLLYYVMATSAMTHTNITTDQLALLSLKSQIFSDPLHFFDENWFPTTSVCHWEGVTCGSHHHRVRSLNLSNKALTGRIPQDFGNLTFLVSLDLGSNNFYGKLPQEMARLRRLNLLDLSFNNFRGEVPSWFGVLHQLQVVTLRNNSFIGSIPSSFSNLSKLETLSLRFNSLEGQIPKEIGNLKTLRNLDLTGNKLVGSIPLTLSNASRLEILKFSRNFLQGNIPKGIGNLHNMNFLGIEDNQLIGSIPMSVFNISKIEVIAFTNNSLSGSLPNGLCNGLPLLKQLDLSWNKLRGQMPTTLSNCSELQILSLSYNEFDGPIHNEIGSLRNLQLLYLGGNHFTGIIPQGIGNLVNLLELTMEKNQITGSVPISIFNISSLQLLALWRNNLNGSLSQEIGNLTKMQVIDLQKNKFTGEIPKEISNLVDLEVFILAFNNFSGPLSMEILNISRLRIIDLTDNINLSGTLPSNIGYILPNIERLFLSRLANHVGTIPHSISNCSRLTILELSYNKLTGLIPNSLGHLTRLQKLGLEGNNLMSDSSLSFLTSLTNCRDLTFLSVSFNPLNGMLPLSVGNLSTSLTYFIAMDCKIKGRIPNEIGNLSSLLDLRLSYNNLVGSIPTSIGSLRNLQGLFLSTNKLTGSVGDNLCKLQYLVAIYLDHNQLSRSLPNCIGNVTSLGEIHMGSNKLSSNIPTSLGNLKELTILDLSSNNMGGSLPPEIGNLKAVEQMDLSMNQFTNCIPREIGGLQNLVNLFLRHNKLQGSIPESMSNMVGLEFLDLSLNNILGTIPKIFEKLQYLKYFNVSYNKLYGEIPSGGPFKNLSSQFFLFNKALCGSPRFSVSPCPISSKHRSNRKKMLLFLLLGIALSFVPITFLLRYRKGKRAPQQADSLSIARSRTISYYELLQATNELSESNLIGSGSFGSVYKGILRSGTAIAVKVFNLQLEAAFKSFDIECEVLRNLRHRNLTKVITSCSNLDFKALVLEYMANGSLDKWLYSHNYFLDIMQRLNIMIDVACALEYLHHECSSPVIHCDLKPSNVLLDENMVAHLSDFGISKLLGDDESDLYTKTLATLGYIAPEYGLDGLVSTKCDVYSYGIMLMETFTRRKPNDEMFEGDLSLKQWVSCSLTEAIVDVVDANFVTPHDNHINKKLDCVASIMKVALDCCVESPARRIDMKDVVWMLQKIKIRLLTC; this comes from the exons ATGGATAAAGCATTCACTTCTTTTGTATCAACACTCTTGTTGCTTTACTATGTTATGGCTACTTCAGCCATGACTCATACCAACATTACCACTGATCAATTAGCTCTTCTTTCTTTGAAATCCCAAATCTTTTCAGACCCCCTTCACTTCTTTGATGAAAACTGGTTTCCAACTACTTCTGTTTGCCATTGGGAAGGAGTCACTTGTGGTTCTCACCATCACAGAGTGAGGTCGTTGAATCTTTCCAACAAGGCTCTTACTGGAAGAATTCCACAAGATTTTGGAAACCTCACATTTCTTGTTTCCCTTGACTTGGGAAGCAACAATTTCTATGGAAAATTGCCTCAAGAAATGGCACGTTTGCGTCGTCTTAATTTACTTGATTTAAGTTTCAACAACTTCAGAGGAGAGGTTCCTTCTTGGTTTGGGGTTTTACACCAACTTCAAGTTGTAACTCTTAGGAATAATAGTTTCATTGGATCCATCCCCTCTTCGTTTTCTAATCTTTCGAAACTCGAAACTTTGAGTTTGAGGTTCAACTCCTTAGAGGGCCAAATCCCAAAGGAGATTGGAAATCTTAAAACCCTTAGGAATTTAGACTTGACCGGAAACAAACTCGTAGGTTCTATCCCGCTGACTCTCTCGAATGCCTCAAGGTTGGAGATCTTAAAATTCTCTCGCAATTTCCTTCAAGGAAACATCCCAAAAGGGATCGGCAATCTTCACAACATGAACTTTTTGGGTATAGAAGATAATCAGCTTATAGGTTCTATACCAATGTCAGTTTTCAACATTTCCAAAATTGAAGTGATTGCATTTACAAACAATAGCTTATCAGGAAGTCTTCCCAATGGATTATGCAATGGTCTTCCATTACTCAAACAACTTGATTTATCTTGGAACAAGCTTCGTGGTCAAATGCCTACAACCTTGTCAAATTGCTCAGAACTTCAAATTTTGTCTTTATCATATAATGAGTTTGATGGACCAATACATAATGAAATTGGAAGTCTACGTAACTTGCAGTTGTTGTATCTCGGAGGTAACCATTTCACAG GAATAATTCCACAGGGAATCGGAAATCTTGTTAATTTGTTGGAGTTAACCATGGAGAAAAACCAGATTACCGGATCAGTCCCAATCTCCATATTCAACATCTCCTCATTGCAACTTTTGGCACTATGGAGGAACAATCTCAATGGATCCTTATCACAAGAGATTGGCAACTTAACCAAGATGCAGGTTATAGATCTTCAAAAAAATAAGTTTACTG GTGAAATACCCAAAGAGATAAGCAATCTTGTTGACTTGGAGGTATTTATTCTTGCGTTTAATAATTTTAGTGGTCCACTTTCAATGGAGATACTCAACATATCAAGGCTGAGAATAATTGATCTTACAGACAATATTAATCTATCAGGAACCCTCCCATCAAACATAGGTTATATCTTACCCAACATTGAACGTCTTTTTCTGAGTCGCTTAGCCAATCATGTCGGGACTATACCTCATTCAATCTCCAATTGTTCAAGACTTACAATTCTAGAGCTTTCATATAACAAACTCACTGGCTTGATTCCTAACTCACTTGGACATTTGACTCGTTTACAGAAACTAGGCTTGGAGGGAAACAATTTAATGAGCGACTCATCGTTAAGCTTCCTGACTTCCTTAACAAACTGCAGAGATTTAACATTTCTTTCTGTATCTTTCAACCCTTTAAATGGCATGCTTCCACTTTCTGTAGGTAACCTCTCCACATCCCTTACATATTTTATCGCCATGGATTGCAAAATTAAAGGGCGAATTCCAAATGAAATTGGGAACTTAAGCAGCTTACTAGACCTTCGTCTTTCTTATAACAACTTGGTTGGATCGATTCCCACATCAATTGGAAGCCTGAGAAACCTTCAAGGCTTGTTCTTGAGTACCAACAAACTTACCGGAAGTGTTGGAGATAATCTATGCAAATTGCAGTATTTGGTTGCTATTTACTTGGATCATAATCAACTTTCAAGATCACTTCCTAATTGTATAGGGAATGTTACTTCCCTTGGGGAGATACATATGGGTTCCAATAAATTGAGTTCCAATATACCAACAAGCTTAGGGAACCTTAAAGAACTAACGATTCTTGACTTATCGTCAAACAACATGGGTGGTTCTTTACCTCCAGAAATTGGAAATCTAAAGGCTGTTGAACAGATGGATTTGtcaatgaatcaatttacaaattgCATTCCTAGAGAAATTGGAGGCTTACAAAATCTAGTGAACCTTTTTTTGAGACACAACAAGTTGCAAGGATCTATACCTGAGTCAATGAGCAACATGGTAGGTTTAGAATTCCTAGACCTTTCTCTTAATAATATATTAGGAACCATTCCCAAGATTTTTGAGAAACTTCAATACCTGAAGTATTTCAATGTTTCTTACAACAAGTTGTATGGTGAAATCCCCTCTGGGGGTCCTTTCAAGAACCTCTCAAGTCAGTTTTTTCTCTTCAATAAAGCATTATGTGGTTCTCCAAGATTTAGTGTCTCACCGTGCCCCATTTCTTCCAAGCATAGATCAAATAGGAAAAAAATGCTTCTATTTCTTCTACTGGGAATTGCACTATCATTTGTTCCTATCACCTTTTTGCTAAGGTATAGAAAAGGTAAAAGAGCTCCTCAACAAGCTGATTCATTGTCTATTGCAAGAAGTAGAACAATATCATATTATGAACTGCTCCAAGCAACTAATGAGCTTAGTGAGAGTAATCTAATTGGTTCTGGGAGTTTTGGCTCTGTCTACAAAGGCATACTCAGAAGTGGGACTGCTATTGCAGTTAAAGTGTTCAATCTACAATTGGAAGCGGCATTCAAGAGTTTTGATATAGAATGTGAAGTTTTGCGTAACCTCCGTCATAGGAATCTCACAAAAGTCATCACTAGTTGTTCCAACCTTGATTTTAAGGCTTTAGTACTCGAGTACATGGCCAATGGAAGCCTCGATAAGTGGTTGTATTCACACAACTACTTCTTAGACATCATGCAGAGACTGAACATAATGATAGACGTGGCATGTGCATTGGAATATCTCCACCATGAGTGCTCCTCGCCCGTGATTCATTGTGATCTGAAGCCTAGTAACGTCTTGTTGGATGAGAATATGGTTGCCCACCTTAGCGACTTTGGTATTTCAAAACTGCTTGGTGATGATGAGAGTGATTTATACACTAAAACCTTAGCGACATTGGGTTATATTGCACCAG